The sequence AGTCCCAGGCGTTCGTGCCACGCGGCAATCGACTCTTTCGGGTAGCCGTCGAATTCCTGGTCGCCGGAATCGGCGCGGACCACGACCCAGTCGGCCTTCGAACCAAGGAGCAGGTGTGTGCGCTCGGGCGGAACCGGCAGGGGAGTGTCGATGGCCGAGGCGAGCGGGTGGACCAGTTCGGGCCAGCGCGGGTCCCACAGCCAGAGGGGGCTCCCGCAGTTGCCGCAGAAGTGTCGCTGTCCCGGGCTCTGCTCGGGAGCATGATCGCCTTCGCGCTGAATCATCGCCTGGTAGACACGCAGCTGCTCGCGACCCTCGACCTCGAGGGTCGCGTAGTCGCCGCTCAAGTTGATCGCATACCCGCCGCTCCCCGCGGTCTTGCGACAGATCGAGCAGTAGCAGAGGTTGAACGGGTAGGGGTGCGGCGAGTCCAGTCGGAACCGCACGGCCCGGCAGTGGCACGAACCCTCGAGTCGCACGCGTCGGTCCTCGCTGCTGGGGAGAGGTGAAGAACGGTCGGGTCAGGATAGCTTCTGGGCTTCGTACCGTTGCTGTGTCGGGGCGAAGCCCGACGGGTCGTCGAGGCTACCAAGCGTGACCGCGATGGAGGTGTCGCGCGCGTCGCGGAAAGCCAGCTGGGTGCCACATCCGCGGCAGAAGACGCGGGTGACGTCGGGCGAGGACTCGCGCGAGGCCGGCGTTCCCTTGCGGAAGACCAACGCGCCGAGCGGCAGCAGCAACCAGGTCACCGCCGTCGCGCCCGTCGCGTGTCGGCAGTCTTCGCAGTGGCAGAGCACGACCTCCTGCGGCTCCGCGGTGAGCGTGTACCGCACCGAGCCACAGGCGCAGCGGCCCGTGCGTTCGCCCGCCGCTCCCGTCATGGGCGCACCACGGCGCTCAACCGCCGCTGGGTTCACCGCCATCCACGAGCAGGCGCTCTTCGCCGATCCAGAGGGGCGAGTTGGCGAGGTCGATGAAGCGTTTCTCGTCTTCGAGCAGCGCCTGGCCGGCCGCCTGTCCTTCCGGCGTTTGTGTCGCGGCACCGAGATCGTCGAGGCTGGTCCACCAGAGTTCGGCCACACCGTCGTAGGGCTCGGGGCCACCCCGGCCCGCACGGAAGCCCTCGTTGATCGGGTGCTCGAGTCCGTGGGTCTGCACGTAGCGAT comes from Myxococcota bacterium and encodes:
- a CDS encoding GFA family protein; its protein translation is MRLEGSCHCRAVRFRLDSPHPYPFNLCYCSICRKTAGSGGYAINLSGDYATLEVEGREQLRVYQAMIQREGDHAPEQSPGQRHFCGNCGSPLWLWDPRWPELVHPLASAIDTPLPVPPERTHLLLGSKADWVVVRADSGDQEFDGYPKESIAAWHERLGLVQT
- a CDS encoding GFA family protein, translating into MTGAAGERTGRCACGSVRYTLTAEPQEVVLCHCEDCRHATGATAVTWLLLPLGALVFRKGTPASRESSPDVTRVFCRGCGTQLAFRDARDTSIAVTLGSLDDPSGFAPTQQRYEAQKLS
- a CDS encoding EthD domain-containing protein, with product MVKLSFALRRLPHLTHAEFSTYWFETHGPLVQSHAKALRIHRYVQTHGLEHPINEGFRAGRGGPEPYDGVAELWWTSLDDLGAATQTPEGQAAGQALLEDEKRFIDLANSPLWIGEERLLVDGGEPSGG